In Candidatus Hydrogenedentota bacterium, the genomic window CGCCGGGGCCGAGATAAGCCGCCTGTATGTGGCGGAGTCCCTGATGACCCTGACAGGCTCAAACGCGGACCACCGCATTCCGCTGCGGGCGTCGGCCATGGGCACGCTCGCGCTGGCGCTGCTGGGCGCGGTCGGGGGCGACCCGTCGGCGCTGCGCGGTTTTGGCGAGGCGCACCATTTGGACGCGGGGGTGCTGGAGGCGCTGGCGAAGGACTTGTCGGCGAACCGGGGCGCGGCGCTGGCGGTGGCCGGGGCGCACCTGCCTGCCGGAACGCACGCCGCGGTGGCGCTGCTGAATGACGCGCTGGGCGCCCACGGGGAACTGCTCCGCTGGAATCCGGCCCCCGCGACGCTTCCGCCCGGCGACCCGGAGGCGGTGGCGGCGGCGCTCAACGCGGGGCCGTCCGTGCTGATATGCCTGGGGGTGAATCCGTTTTATGACTGGCCGGGCGGCGGCTTTTCGGCGCTGGCGGGCAAGGCGGGCCTTGTGGCGGCGCATGATCTTTGTCCGACCGAGACCTTGGACGCGGCGACGCTGGCGCTGCCGAGCAGCCACAACATGGAATCCTGGGGGGACGCGGCGCCGCGGCTTGGCCTTGAGTCCCTGTGCCAGCCGGTGATAGCGCCGCTCTTTGACACCCGCGAGGCGGCGGAGTCCCTGTTGCGATGGGCGCAGGCGCTCGCCCCGGAGGACGACCCCCTGCGGCAGGCGGAGGACTGGCACGGTTTTGTGCGGGGCCGCTGGACGGCGCGGTTCGCGGCCGAGGGCGCGGCGGAGCCCGCCCGCGCCTGGGAGGACGCCCTGCGCGACGGGTTTATTGTCCGGCCCGGCGGCCCGCAGACGCCCGCGTTTGACCGCGGGGCGGCGGAGGCTCTTGCGGCGGCACCGGCGGCCACGGCGGGGCCGGAGGCGAACTGCGAGGTGGTGTTGGCGCCCCACCACGCGGTTTATGACGGCCGCTTTGCGAACAACGCCTGGCTGCACGAGCTGCCCGACCCGATTACCAAGATTGTGTGGGACGGCGGCGCGCTGGTTGGACCTGCGACGGCCAGGGCGCTGGGGGTGAAGGAGGGGGATTATCTCCGCCTGAGCGCGGGCGGGGCGTCGGCGTCGTTTCCGGTGATTGAACAGCCGGGCGCGGCTCCCGGGGTGGTGGGGTTGACGCTGGGTTACGGGCGTGCGGCGGGCGGCCTGGTGGTCAAGGAGGCCGGCGGAGTGAACGCCGCGGCGCTTCTCGGCTCTTCGGGGGGTGCGCCGCCGCGTCTGGCGGTTTCGGTGCGGGCGGAAAAGGCGCCGGGCGCTTACACTTTCGCGAGGACGCAGACGGAATTTTCCATGCACGGCCGGCCGATAGTGCTGGACGGCACCCTGGAAGAATACCGCCACGACCCGGCGTTTGTGGGGCACAAGCGGCATCTTCCTGAAATGGTGGACATGTACACGCCCCACGACTATTCGCGGGGTCACAAGTGGGCCATGGCGATAGACCTGAACGCCTGCACGGGCTGCGGGGCCTGCATGTCAGCCTGCCAGTCGGAGAACAACATCACGCCGGTGGGCCGGGACGAATGCGGCCGGGGCCGGGAGATGCACTGGATTCGGATAGACCGGTATGTGGACGGGGACCCGCAGAACCCCGAGGTGCGCACCCAGCCGATGCTGTGCCAGCACTGCGACAACGCGCCCTGCGAGAACGTGTGCCCGGTGAACGCCACGACGCACAGCCCCGAGGGCCTGAACGAGATGGCGTACAACCGCTGCGTGGGCACGCGCTACTGCGCGAACAACTGCCCGTACAAGGTGCGCCGCTTCAACTTTTACGACTTCCAGGCCGACAAACTGCGGGACCCGGTGCAGGAGCTGGGGCAGAACCCGCAGGTGACGGTGCGCGGCGTGGGCGTGATGGAGAAATGCACGTTCTGCGTGCAGCGCATCAGCGCCGCGAAACACCACGCGGCCAACACGGGGTCGCCCCTCGCCGACGGCGCGGTGAAGACGGCCTGCCAGCAGGCCTGCCCGGCGCAGGCCATTGTTTTCGGCGACGTGAACGACCCCTCAAGCCGGATTTCCAGGCTGTTGAAGTCGGGTCGGGGCTACCGCGTGCTGGAGGAATTGAACGTGCGCCCGAATGTGACCTATCTGGCGCGGCTGCGCAATCCGCACCCGGACCTTTCGCCCGCAGGCGGGCACAACCCTGGGGAGGCCCACCACGGATGAGCACGAACGAGGCGGCATTGCGGCCAATGGACATCATCGAGGGGGACATGGACGCGGGGAGGCTTGACGACGACGTGTTCAGGCCGATGGAGTCCTTTCCGACGGGGCGGTGGATGACGGCCATGGCCTTCGCGGGCGGGCTCGCCACCCTGTTCCCAATCTGCGCCGGCTACACGATATGGCGGGGCATCGGCGTCTGGGGCATCAACGCGCCCGTGGGCTGGGGCTGGGCGATTGTCAACTTTGTGTTCTGGGTCGGCATCGGCCACGCGGGCACGCTCATATCGGCCATCCTTTTTCTGTTCAGGCAGAAATGGCGGACGGGCATCGCGCGTTTCGCGGAGGCGATGACGATATTCGCGGTCTTCTGCGCGCTTCAGTTTCCCCTGCTCCACACGGGCCGCCCCTGGCTGGCGATGTTCTGGCTGGTCCCGTACCCGAACGACCAGGGCATCTACCAGAATTTCCGCTCCCCCCTGGAGTGGGACGTGTTCGCGGTGTCCACCTATGGCCTGGTCTCCTTCATGTTCTGGTACACGGGCCTGATTCCCGACCTTGCCACGGCGCGCGACCGCGCGCGGCACCCGTTCCGCAAATTTGTGTACGGCCTGATGAGCCTGGGCTGGCAGGGGAGCAACCGCGCGTGGCGCCATTACGAGAAGGCCTACCTGATGTTCGCGGGGCTTTCCACGCCGCTGGTGCTTTCGGTGCACAGCGTGGTTTCGACGGACTTCGCCGTGTCCGTGATTCCCGGCTGGCACACGACCATATTCCCGCCGTATTTCGTGGCGGGGGCCATCTTCTCCGGATTCGCGATGGTGGCGACGCTGATCATCATCCTCCGCCGGATGTTCAACCTGTACCATCTGATCACGGACAACCACCTTGAGCTGATGAACAAGGTCATGATCGCCACCTCGATGATGGTCGGCTACGCCTACGCGGTGGAGTTTTTCATGGCGTGGTACGGCGGGATCGCCTACGAGCGGTTCGTGTTCATCAACCGCGCGGCGGGGCCCTACGCCTGGGCGTACTGGACGATGGTGATCTGCAACGTGGTGGTGCCGCAGCTCTTTTGGTTCAAGAAAGTCCGCCGGACGGTGTGGATGATTTACCCCATCGTGCTGCTGGTGAACGTGGGTATGTGGTTCGAGCGTTTTGTGATTGTGGTGACCAGCCTGCACCGCGACTACCTGCCGTCAAGCTGGGGGCATTACGCGCCGACCTGGGTTGACATCGGCCTGTTCGCCGGCAGTTTCGGCACCTTCCTGACGTTCATGCTGCTGTTCTGCCGGTTTCTGCCGACCGTCTCAACGACCGAGATGAAGGCTATCCTGCCAAACGCGCACCCCGCGCACGGAGCGAGCCATGGCTGACATGGAACATGTGACAACGGCGGCCGGCCAGGGCGCCCCGCACAGGACGGTGGGGCTGGCCGGCCTCTTCGACGATGTGAACGACCTGGCGGGCGCGGCGCGCGCCCTGCGCGACGCGGGGTTCAGCCGCTGGGACTGCCACACGCCTTACCCGGTGCACGGGCTCGACGACGCGATGGGCCTGCGTCCCTCCCCCATACCCGTGATCTCGCTCATATTCGGATTTCTGGGCTTTTGCACGGCCATCGCGCTGACCTACGGGTTGAGCGTCTGGTATTACCCGATTCACATCGGCGGGAAGGCGCTGTTTAGTTGGCAGGCGTTTGTGCCGATATTTTTCGGCCTGTTTGTGCTTTTCGGCGCGGTGTCCGCCTTTCTCTCCATGTTCGTCCTGTGCCGCCTGGGCCGGTGGCATTCGCCGCTGCACGACTCGGGCGTGATGGCGGAGATCACGCGGGACCGCTTCGCGGTGGTGGTCGAGGCCGCCGACCCGGCGTATTCGGAGGCCAAGGTGCGCGCCCTGCTCGAGGCGTCCGGCTGCCGGGACACCCGCCCGCTCATCGAGCACGGCGAGGAGGATGACGCGTTCATATGATTCCACAATTTGTCATAGACAAGCTTCAGACCGTGTACCCGAAGTGGTCGCCCCTGATGTACAAGGCGACCCTGCTGGGGGCGCTCGCCACGGCGGTCATTGTGCCGCTGGCGCTGGTGCCCGTGCCGATGATCGAGTTCTTCAACGGGATGGCGGCGCAGCCGAAGGGGAAGGCGCAGGGGACCTACGGGCGCGTGTTCGGCGAGGCGCGGATGGTGGAGCGCCCGCCCGTGCCGGGGACCGTGCCGCGCGGTTATCACCGCTACGCCTTTGACGGGGCGGGAAACACGATAGAGGACGCGTTGCGTGTTGGCGAGACACTCAACAACCCAGTGGCGCTGGACCGCGCCAACCTCGAGCGCGGCCGCCGGGTGTTCGACGTGTACTGCGCGGTCTGCCACGGGAAGGGCGGGGACGGGGACGGTCCGGCGACGGGTCCGAACCGTTTTCCCGCGCCGCCCTCGCTGCACACCGACCAGGCGCGGGGCTATCCGGACGGCGCCGTGTTCCACATCATCACGAAGGGCATGGGGAAAATGCCTGGCTACGCGAAGCAGATAGACAAGGAGGACCGCTGGAAGGCGATCCATTACCTCCGCGCGCTTCAGCGCGCGAAGAATCCAAAACCGGGGGACTTGCAGCCATGACCAGCGCGGCCGACACGAAGACGACGGAACTTGCGGGCGCGCCCCGGCCGAGCGCCCCGCTGCGCCTGCTTTCCCTGGGGCTTGTCGCGGCGGGGGTGCTGCTGTCCCTGCCGGCGCTGTTCAGCGACGGGGGCCGCGCGCAGTTTGCGCACGGCTACCTGATGGGCTTCACGTTTGTGTGGGGCATCGCGCTGGGCAGCCTGTTCTGGGTGGTGCTGCACCACCTGACCCATGCCAGGTGGTCCGTGGTGGTGCGGCGCGTCATGGAAATGCTGGCCGAGCCGGTCTGGCTTGCGGGGCTGTTTTTCATTCCACTCGCGTTGATGGTGGTCCTGAACGCGCGGTTTCATTTGTATGAGTGGGCCGACCCGGGCATCGTGGCCGGGGACGCCCTGCTCCAGGGGAAGCGGCCCTATCTGAACACGCCGTTCTTCATTCTTCGGGGCCTGGTGTTTTTCGGGTTATGGATTGGCTTCGCCCGGTTCTTTGTGCGGGGCTCGCTGTCGCAGGACAACGGGGGCGCGGGCGCCGGGGCGACACTGCGGATGCGGTCGCTTTCCCCGGCGTTCATGCTGGTGTTCGCGGTGACGGTGACCTTTGCCGGGATTGACTGGCTGATGAGCCTGAGCCCGCGCTGGTTCAGCACCATTTTCGGGGTGTACGTTTTCGGCGGGATAATATTGACGTCCCTTGCGGCGGTGACCGTGGCGACGGTCGGCCTGCTGCGGACGGGCCGGATTTCGGCGCGGGCCGTGACCCCGGACCACCTGTACAACCTTGGGGCGTTTCTATTTGCCTTTACTATATTTTGGGCTTATATCGCATTCAGCCAATACATGCTGATCTGGTACGGAAACATGCCGGAGGAATCATTCTATATGGTCCGGCGTTTAGAGGATGGATGGCTGAAAATAAGCCTTGCCCTGGCGGCAATGAGGCTTTTCATCCCGTTTTTCGTTTTGCTGTCAAGGAGGGCCAAAAGGAACGCCACGGTTCTTTTTTGGGTGTCCCTGCTGATTCTGGCGGGACAGCTTCTGGACCTGTACTGGCTCATCATGCCCGAGGCGCTGCCCGGCGGGCCGACGTTCGGATGGCGCGGGGTTGGGCCTGTTTTGCTGATGGCGGGGGCGTATGTCTGGTGTGTGAGCCGCTTTCTGGGACGCCACGCGCCGTTGGCGAAGGGCGACCCCGAGTTGGCGGAATCTTTGCGGTTTCACTTGTAACCGGGAACAAATCATGAAGAAACTCCTAACATTGGCCGCCCTGCTGGCCGTAACGGCCACGGCGCCGGGGACGGCGCAGGAAAGTGTCCCGGCGACGGACACGCCGGGGGGGGTCGGGGTCAATGAGCGCCTCGGCGAGCAGATCCCCATCAACGACCTGTCCTTCACGGACGAGCAGGGGAACAAGGTGCTCCTTGCGGACTTTTTCGACCGTCCCATCGTTTTCATCCCGGTATATTACCGCTGCCCCGGCATCTGCACGCCGGTGCTTCAGGAAATGGCCTCGGTGATCGGCAAGTCCGACATCACGCCGGGCGTGGACTACCGGGTGCTGACCGTGAGCTTTGAGCCGACCGAGACGCACGACCTGGCCCAGTTGAAAAAGACGAACATGATCGCCGAGGTGAAGGGCAGGGAGATGCCGGAGGACGCCTGGCGCTTTTTCGTGGGCGACGCGGAGAACGTGCGGCGGCTGACGGACGCGGTCGGTTTTTTGTACAAGCGCGACAGCAACGGGGTTGATTATGTCCACACGGGCACGGTGATCTTCCTGGACAAGACCGGGAAGATTGTCCGGTATCTTGACGGGGTGCAGATGAACCCCGCCGACTTCAAGATGGCGGTGATTGACGCGCAGCACGGGATGCCGCGCTCGGTGATGCAGGCCGTGAAAAAACTGTGCTACACCTTCAGCCCCGAAAGCAGGACCTATGTGCTCCAGGTGAACCGGATAATCCTCGGGTTCACGCTGCTGTTCGTCCTCGGATTCGGCGCGTTCCTGCTGCTGAAGCCCGGCGCAAAACCCGGCGACATGCCGCCCGCCGGCGGCGTTCCCGCGGAAGGGGCCAAGTCATGAACGCCGCCGCGGCGGTGACGGCGGAAGCGCCGGTGACCAGCTACCTGGACGCGCGGCGCGGGCTGCTTTCCTGGCTGACGACCACGGACCACAAGCGCATCGGCCTGATGTACCTGGCGGGGATGATCATTTTCTTCCTCTTCGCCGTGGGGCTGGCGCTCACGTTCCGCCTGGAACTGCTGTTTCCCGGCGAGACGATCATCAGCAACGACACCTACAACAAGCTGCTGACCCTGCACGGGATCACGATGATATTCCTGTTCATCATCCCGGGCATCCCGGCGGTGTTCGGGAACTTCTTCCTGCCCATACTCATCGGCGCGGAGGATGTGTCCTTCCCGAAAATCAACCTGCTGTCCTGGTACTGCTTCATTGCGGGGGGGCTGCTCGCGCTGGTTTCCGTGTTCCTCGGCGGGCCGGACACGGGGTGGACCTTCTATGTGCCCTACAGCCTGAAGACGGGGCAGAACGTGCTGGTGCCGATGATAGCGGCGTTCATTCTCGGCTGGTCGTCCATCCTCACGGGCATCAACTTTGTGACGACGACGCACCGGCTCCGCGTGAGGGGGATGGGCTTCTTCGACATGCCCCTTTTCGTTTGGAGCCTTTACTCGACGGCCTGGATACAGATCATCGCGACGCCGGTGGTGGGCATCACGCTGCTGATGGTGCTGATGGAGCGCTACCTGGGCGTGGCCATCTTTGATCCGGCGCGCGGCGGGGACCCGCTGCTCTACGAGCACATGTTCTGGATTTACTCGCATCCGGCGGTGTACATCATGATTTTGCCGGCCATGGGCGTGGTGTCGGAGATAATCCCGACCTTCTCGCGCAAGACCATATTCGGGTACCGCTTCATCGCCTACTCGTCCATCGCCATCGCCAGCATCGGGTCGCTGGTGTGGGCGCACCACATGTTCACCTCGGGCATCTCCGACACGGCGCGGATCGTGTTCTCGTTCCTCACGTTCTTCGTGGCGGTTCCGAGCGCGGTGAAGGTGTTCAACTGGCTGGCGACGATGTACCGGGGCTCCATATACCTCGGGCCGCCGATGGTGTGGGCCCTGATGTTCATCTTCCTGTTCAGCATCGGCGGCCTCACCGGCATGATCGTGGCGTCTCTGGCGCTGGACGTCCACCTGCACGACACGTCGTTCGTGGTGGCGCATTTCCACTACACGATGTTCGGGGGCACGGGCGTTATTTTCTTCGCCGCGCTGCACTACTGGTGGCCGAAGATGTTCGGGCGCATGTACAACAGCAAAACCGCGATGACCGCGGCGGGGCTGTTCTTCATCGGCTTCAACCTGACCTACATGCCCCTGTTTGTGGCGGGCGCCTTCGGGATGCCGCGCCGCTACGCGGACTACCTGCCCGAGTACACGCATTACCACCAGGTGTCCACGGTGGGCTCCTGGATTCTGGCCTTCTCGATGCTGCTGGCGCTGGGCAACCTGGTGTATTCGCTTTACCGGGGCGCGCGCGCGCCGGAGAACCCCTGGGGCGGGGCGACGCTGGAGTGGCGCACGCCCACGCCGCCGCCCACGCTGAACTTTGTCGGCGCCCCGGACACGAGCCGCGGCGCGTATGAATACCCGGAGCAGGTGGAATCATGAGTGTGGCAGGCACGGCCATGGAGCATCTTCACGCGGAGGAGGGCGGCCACGCCGTCCACTATGACCCGCTCGCATCGCGGATCGGCATGTGGCTGTTTCTTTTCACGGAGGTGCTGCTCTTCGGCACCCTGTTCCTGGCCTTCGCCATGTACCTGCACATGCACCGCATCGAGTTCATGAGCGCGTCGCACCACTTGAACAAATTGCTGGGCGCGGCCAACACCCTCATCCTGCTCACCAGCAGCCTGACGATGGCGCTCGGCATCGCCGCCGCCGAGCGGGGGGCCAGGCGGCTTTCGGTCCTGTTTCAGGCGGCCACGCTGGTGGCGGCTTTGGCCTTTCTGGTCATCAAGGCGCAGGAGTGGGGCGAGAAGTTCTCGCACGACCTCCACCCCAAATCCCCCACGATGCTCGGCATGCCCCATGGCGAGCAGATTTTTTACGGGTTCTATTTCACCATGACGGGGCTGCACGCCCTGCATGTGATTATCGGCGCCGTGGCGGTGTGCGCGGGGATTTGGCTGGTGGCGAAGGGGAAGGCGCGCCCCGGCCGCACCGTGGCGCTCGACAACATCGGGCTGTACTGGCATCTGGTGGACGTGGTCTGGATATTCCTTTTCCCGCTGTTTTATCTGATTGGCAGGTGAGCGATGACATCGGAACATGAAGAGACGCGGTTGACGCCCTATGGGACCTATGTGGCCGTATGGGGGGCGCTGGTTTTCCTGACGGGGATCACCGTGGGGCTGTCCTTTGTGGACATGCGCCAGGTGACGGTGCTCGCCGCGCTGATTGTGGCCACGGTCAAGGGGTCGCTGGTGCTGCTGTACTTCATGCACGTCCGCCACACGAAGCCGATGTTTCTTTACATGTTCGCCGCCGTGGGTGTCACCTACGGAATATTCATTGGACTGACCTTCATGGACTATTGGACCAGGTAAGCATCATGCCCATCGCCGCACCATCGGAAATATCACGGGAGGTGAACCACGCCTTTCTCCTGATCGGCGGGACCAGCCTTGTGCTGCTGGTCGGCATCACCCTGGCCATGCTGCTCTTTGTGTTCCGTTTCCGGCGCAGCCGCGCGCGGACGACGGCGCAGATCGAGGGCCACTTCTGGCTTGAGATCACCTGGATCGTGATTCCGTGCATCATCGTGACCTGGATGTTTTTCGTTGGCTACCGCGGCTTCGGCATGATGCGGGGCGTCCCCGACGACGCGATGGTGGTGAGGGTGACGGGCAAGCAGTGGTCATGGTCCTTCGCCTATCCGGAGGAGGGGGTGACGAGCGCGGAGATGGTGGTTCCGGTGAACCGCGCGGTGCGGGTCGAGCTGACGGCGCCGCCCGACGACGTGCTGCACAGCTTTTACATCCCCGATTTCCGCGTGAAGGAGGACGTTGTTCCGGGCAGGGACACGTATCTGTGGTTCAAGTCCGACCGTACCGGCAACTACAACATATTCTGCGCCGAGTTCTGCGGCAAGGACCATTCGAAAATGATCTCCATGCTGCGGGTCGTGGAGGAGGACGAATACCAAGACTGGGTGCGCCGGACCATACTAAAACGGTACAAGCCGCTTGAGTACGCCGCGGTCACCAATCCGGAGCATCCCGGTTTTGGGCCGGAAGACCTGAACATTGACCCGAAGGTGCTGTATGCGACGTACTGCGCCTCGTGCCACGGGGCGCAGGGGGACGGTTCGGGGCTTCCGGGTCTGGCGCGTGATTTCCGCACGGAGGCGGGCTGGAAAAAGAGCGCCCGCGTGGCGGACATTTACCGAACCCTCATCCATGGGATCGAGGGCACGCAGATGCGGGCGTTTCCGAATTTCACGCCGTGGGAAAATGTGGCCCTGGCCCACATGGTGCGGGGGTTCCTGACCACGCCGCCCGCGCCGGACAGCGAGGCGGACTACCAGGCCCTGGTCGCCGAATTTGGGCTGGACAAGGTGCAGGCGCCGAAGGAGTCCATTCCTGTCGAAAAGGCCATGGACCTGATTCTGAAGGAGGCGTCCCAATGAGCCCCGCAGCCGCGAAGGCCCTGTTTCTGGGGGGCGGCGGCGCGGGCGAGAAGGCTTTGCCGGGCGCCGCAAAGGCGGCCCTGGGGCTGTACCTGCAACTGACCAAGACGAAAATCAACCTCGCGGTCGCAATCACGGCGGTCATGGGGTACGTGATGGCGGGGGGCGGCTGGGACATGGCGCTTCCGCTGTCCATCTTCGGCACCTTCCTGCTGGCGTCGGGGGCCGCCGCGCTGAACCAGTGGCAGGAGGCGCCCTTTGACGCGCGGATGCGGCGGACCCGGACGCGCCCCATCCCCTCGGGGCGGATACGGCCGGCGGGGGCCTTTTTCATCGGGGTTCTGCTGCTTCTGGCGGGGTTCTACATGCTGTCGTCGCTTCCCCAAAACAGGTGGGTTGTGATGGCGCTGGGCGCGCTGGCGGTGTTCTGGTACAACGGGGTGTACACGCCCCTCAAGCGGGTGACGCCCTTTGCCGTGGTGCCCGGCGCGCTGATTGGCGCGATACCGCCGCTGATCGGCTGGTGCGCGGCGGGCGGGGAATGGAACCACCCGCTGGTCCTGCATGCCGCCTTCTTCATGTACATCTGGCAAATCCCCCATTTCTGGCTGCTGTTGCTGATGTACGGCGGGCAGTACGACGACGCGGGGCTGCCCACGCTGACCAAAGTGTTTTCGCGCGCGCAGCTCCACCGGATCACCTTCATGTGGGTGCTGGCCACGGCGGTGACCGGACTGTCCCTGCCGGCCTTCGAGGGGCGGGCGCTGCTCTTTCCCTGGAATGTGGCCGTGGTCCTCTCGTCAGTCTGGATTGCGGCGAAGGGGGCGGGCCTGCTGTGGCGGCCCGAGGCGCAGGCGGAGGGAAAACCCTTTCTCCGGGCCTTCATGCAGATCAACCTCTACGCGCTTGTCGTCGTGGCGTGTTTGAGCCTGAGCGCCCTGGGGATGGTGTGGCCCTGAGCCCACCGGCCCGCCCTTGTCTTACCTTGACACCTCTTGGGGCATGATACTGCTGTTGACGAACCTTCCCGGCTCGGCGGAAAGCCACAGCTCGCCCTCCGCCGCGCGGCGCCGCACCAGCCCCGCAAGGGTCCGCTTCTGGCCGGTTTTGGGGTCCGTGGCCTTCACCCAGCGGGCCAGTTCCACGGGCACGTCGTCATAGCCGCCCGCGTTGAGTTTTTTCCGGAGCGTGCTGGCCGCGAAGTTACCGGAGCCGGCGTTGAACACAAAACTGACCAGGGCCGCGTACTGGTTGTCCTTCAGGGGAACGCGCACCAGCCGCTCGACCTCCGCGCCCGCCGCGTCCAGGTCGGCCTCAAGCAGTTGCTCCGCCTCGTCGAGGGTCACCGTGTCCCCCCGCTTGACCCCTTTTGTGTGGCCGTATCCGATGGTCCACACGCCCGCCGGACAGGTATAGGCCTTGGTGTAAAAGCCCTCGAAATGCTTTACCAGATCGAATCCGGCCTTGTTCACTTTCCTTGCCATGGTCTCTCTCCTTCCTTTTTTTTATCAGCACTGCACAGGAGAATGCTGTTGAGGCGCGTGCACGTCCCGTGCAAACGGCGCACGGCAGGCTGCAAGGCATGTTGCATGCCATAGGGTTCACGGAAATGGCATCCGATGCAATGTGTTGCGACATAAGCACATGCGGGGATGGATGGTTTTGGTAATGGCAGCGGTGGCGGGGCGGTTTCCAAGATGTGGAAAAAAAGTGGATAAAATCTTGGAATTATTTGCTGGGTTTGCCATGTGGACGGAGTGTACAGGAAAGAGGAATAACCGCAAAGAACGCAGGGAACGCAAAATCCAGCGCACAGGCAGAAATGTCTGTGTCACGGGGCGTTGCTTTTGGCGGTTTCCCGGTCTTGTCAGTCCATCCCGGCGAGGGCGCGGAGGTATTCTCGGTTCATGAGGGTGATGTTCTCGACCTTGACCTCTTTTGGGCAGGCGGCCTCGCACTCGTAGTGTTTGGAGCAGCTTCCGAAGCCCTCGGCATCCATCTGGCGGACCATGGCGACGACGCGGCGGTTGCGTTCGGGGTGTCCCTGGGGCAG contains:
- a CDS encoding cytochrome c oxidase subunit 3; translated protein: MEHLHAEEGGHAVHYDPLASRIGMWLFLFTEVLLFGTLFLAFAMYLHMHRIEFMSASHHLNKLLGAANTLILLTSSLTMALGIAAAERGARRLSVLFQAATLVAALAFLVIKAQEWGEKFSHDLHPKSPTMLGMPHGEQIFYGFYFTMTGLHALHVIIGAVAVCAGIWLVAKGKARPGRTVALDNIGLYWHLVDVVWIFLFPLFYLIGR
- a CDS encoding cytochrome C oxidase subunit IV family protein, with the translated sequence MTSEHEETRLTPYGTYVAVWGALVFLTGITVGLSFVDMRQVTVLAALIVATVKGSLVLLYFMHVRHTKPMFLYMFAAVGVTYGIFIGLTFMDYWTR
- the coxB gene encoding cytochrome c oxidase subunit II, with translation MPIAAPSEISREVNHAFLLIGGTSLVLLVGITLAMLLFVFRFRRSRARTTAQIEGHFWLEITWIVIPCIIVTWMFFVGYRGFGMMRGVPDDAMVVRVTGKQWSWSFAYPEEGVTSAEMVVPVNRAVRVELTAPPDDVLHSFYIPDFRVKEDVVPGRDTYLWFKSDRTGNYNIFCAEFCGKDHSKMISMLRVVEEDEYQDWVRRTILKRYKPLEYAAVTNPEHPGFGPEDLNIDPKVLYATYCASCHGAQGDGSGLPGLARDFRTEAGWKKSARVADIYRTLIHGIEGTQMRAFPNFTPWENVALAHMVRGFLTTPPAPDSEADYQALVAEFGLDKVQAPKESIPVEKAMDLILKEASQ
- a CDS encoding protoheme IX farnesyltransferase, with translation MSPAAAKALFLGGGGAGEKALPGAAKAALGLYLQLTKTKINLAVAITAVMGYVMAGGGWDMALPLSIFGTFLLASGAAALNQWQEAPFDARMRRTRTRPIPSGRIRPAGAFFIGVLLLLAGFYMLSSLPQNRWVVMALGALAVFWYNGVYTPLKRVTPFAVVPGALIGAIPPLIGWCAAGGEWNHPLVLHAAFFMYIWQIPHFWLLLLMYGGQYDDAGLPTLTKVFSRAQLHRITFMWVLATAVTGLSLPAFEGRALLFPWNVAVVLSSVWIAAKGAGLLWRPEAQAEGKPFLRAFMQINLYALVVVACLSLSALGMVWP
- a CDS encoding lysozyme, with translation MARKVNKAGFDLVKHFEGFYTKAYTCPAGVWTIGYGHTKGVKRGDTVTLDEAEQLLEADLDAAGAEVERLVRVPLKDNQYAALVSFVFNAGSGNFAASTLRKKLNAGGYDDVPVELARWVKATDPKTGQKRTLAGLVRRRAAEGELWLSAEPGRFVNSSIMPQEVSR